From Besnoitia besnoiti strain Bb-Ger1 chromosome X, whole genome shotgun sequence, one genomic window encodes:
- a CDS encoding hypothetical protein (encoded by transcript BESB_018470), with product MGPLHVLAPAAAAVIIGVLSIFYQVAALSLKEAPASDLSWIPEGSSGYRAVQITPEGLPFLLRATPTEPPEAKIAAVAIQKALKQEARAAKRAEWISGFKASIFRLPFPALRRKLRRRLEAYKEAESSFKTAMGIGVTRATLGGFYGFGGLVGALALPFRAIAYTVASGFRALMDSSKNIYNARIAVMRAEKDQAQKFVNAEVQQTAQSHHVIQLIERLSKAIVAHLIPADQLRLDLRVTDMQLMKAQVVALYRRFKNEVKTNKMLRTVAQGEAASSFFGRVRRRFVYRRTLLKNAEQHLFTAFVVAVQQASFIPGETMQGFNSRTETATNLVDLLFQMTDQEDKGQAKATENFLRLHQGYLEEKTINEIASSLASTVVAQRYEMISLLQQLSRQPGRLLSPDDVRQACRGPGKYVDAASVHAGFPVPLDTRLDYFVYIYRAPHQDPELELQRCVSAQNIYRLVGQRNFFVPRTDSTRDKRPKFDIGDFRLVKGSLLLSKVEDPDTVMLRLINAVSGYLYNTFDSDSLKQFVKETLLDLNYIPISEIPEKSSSFFSWRRAVKNQLLIIPSCVAQKLSSTGERPQDLTIPVLGEDTWKEVFEQCGFELTPVSRLRRFLRIGVKRGFAGLLQRVRVNTGVFRGSRVFHDAAWRALRLYLGGEDLSTEVSGLREEFFPQDPTFAYLNSVFAKIVADSGIEAFSDANELEPHLAAESASFPLKIQPVTSNHLYTPAEAPEAWRAAMWEQLDKLVTASGRLRIVVSDRVRISACRALKRLHKRYREDEGVIDEVLRYFGLQGPHPPVRSLVCSRAPANADPSAETVFATNAFPARGTTADGSLPDPMAPFRLFVERALAALDGGAQLPFVIRFLLEGEPHLFQMHSVVARPNVETMRGYEAETMLKLAKEMPHGSFEAVLERMKGVFMKMFDIEVVGLRHKTGADCFFLGAPWAHTGLWGSSNSLFEVPEESVFAPKSSLSPEDCISGGRDGETFVDAVNSAVQQWISQGFSHILFNENLDDQALQTVDYDEMLSDKMGDFQALGDQTRTVFRDMVRIQQNPALLKRAHDFLQKYFGDPNTPPPPNITRFVMLKALATEGKDGFFDGFQSNALIYLIWKHKDLTLAGVPEGEDPMAIASKLSQFEKSMISPDSLSLPLRYTVPFPLMAEQQIKRQGFLHRFMYRRFYEIPNNVIFFSTIGATACLAGGPAAPLCASIFFKFSPLYGSQIVGAVGLLIGATISLVKVFKWYIYSSAQLAVQHILWGSLQVAVGSATAKLLDSLPADSKLASEEAEKLALIDESGLPFLRAPSTPTVVSEASTTVAPSESQETDISDLQLENTN from the exons ATGGGGCCTCTGCACGTGCttgcgccggccgccgcggcggtcaTCATTGGAGTCTTGTCGATTTTTTACCaggtcgccgccctctctctgAAGGAAGCGCCGGCATCTGACCTCTCCTGGATTCCTGAAGGGTCGTCAGGATATCGCGCTGTACAGATTACGCCGGAGGGGTTGCCATTTCTGCTCCGCGCCACCCCTACCGAACCTCCGGAGGCCAAAATCGCTGCCGTGGCAATCCAGAAGGCCTTGAAGCAGGAAGCTCGCGCCGCAAAACGAGCAGAATGGATCAGTGGTTTTAAGGCATCCATTTTCCGCCTTCCTTTTCCGGCACTTAGG CGAAAACTGAGACGACGACTGGAGGCCTAcaaagaagcagagagctCCTTCAAAACAGCTATGGGCATCGGGGTGACGCGGGCTACGCTCGGCGGATTCTATGGCTTCGGCGGCCTTGTCGGTGCCCTGGCTCTGCCCTTCCGTGCAATCGCTTACACGGTGGCGAGCGGCTTCCGCGCCCTCATGGACTCCTCAAAAAATATTTACAATGCGCGGATTGCGGTGATGCGGGCTGAGAAGGATCAGGCGCAGAAGTTTGTGAACGCGGAGGTCCAGCAGACGGCTCAGAGCCACCACGTGATTCAGCTGATCGAGAGACTTTCAAAGG CAATTGTCGCCCACCTCATACCAGCGGACCAGCTGCGCCTTGATTTGAGAGTGACTGACATGCAACTCATGAAGGCGCAAGTGGTCGCGCTCTACCGGCGGTTTAAGAACGAAGTGAAAACCAACAAAATGCTTCGCACAGTGGCTCAGGGCGAAGCTGCGAGCTCCTTCTTCGGCCGTGTGCGACGTCGTTTCGTCTATCGCCGGACCCTACTAAAGAACGCGGAGCAACACCTGTTCACTGCCTTCGTGGTCGCCGTCCAGCAGGCGTCCTTCATTCCTGGCGAAACCATGCAGGGCTTCAACTCTCGAACTGAAACAGCGACAAATCTCGTCGATCTGCTGTTCCAAATGA CCGACCAGGAAGACAAGGGACAGGCGAAAGCTACAGAAAACTTTCTACGGCTACATCAAGGCTACCTGGAAGAGAAAACAATCAATGAGATTGCATCATCGTTGGCGTCCACTGTCGTTGCGCAACGCTACGAGATGATTTCCCTTCTGCAACAACTTAGCCGACAACCTG GCAGGTTGCTGAGTCCCGACGATGTGCGCCAAGCCTGCCGCGGACCAGGGAAATATGTTGACGCCGCCAGCGTACATGCAGGGTTTCCGGTACCCCTCGACACGCGGCTAGACTACTTCGTCTACATCTACAGAGCTCCACATCAAGACCCTGAactcgagctgcagaggtGTGTGAGTGCGCAAAATATATATCGGCTCGTAGGCCAGAGAAACTTTTTCGTTCCGAGGACCGACAGCACTCGCGACAAGCGCCCCAAGTTCGACATCGGCGACTTCAGGCTCGTTAAAG GCTCGCTTCTTTTGTCGAAGGTTGAGGATCCTGATACTGTAATGCTCCGCTTGATCAACGCCGTTAGCGGTTATCTTTACAACACATTTGATTCCGACTCTCTGAAGC AATTCGTTAAGGAGACCTTGCTGGATCTTAACTATATCCCCATTTCCGAAATCCCGGAAAAAAGCTCATCTTTTTTCAGCTGGCGCAGAGCCGTCAAGAACCAGCTGCTGATAATCCCGTCCTGCGTAGCTCAGAAACTGTCTTCGACTGGCGAGCGACCGCAAGACTTGACCATTCCGGTTTTGGGGGAAGACACGTGGAAAGAAGTATTTGAGCAGTGCGGCTTCGAACTGacgcctgtctctcgccttcgccgttttcTACGCATTGGAGTGAAGCGGGGGTTCGCGGGTCTGCTGCAACGGGTGCGGGTCAATACAGGAGTGTTTAGGGGATCGCGAGTCTTTCATGATGCCGCTTGGAGAGCTCTGCGGCTCTACCTAGGTGGCGAGGACCTGTCCACTGAAGTTTCGGGTCTGCGGGAAGAGTTTTTCCCCCAAGATCCCACCTTCGCCTACCTGAATTCGGTTTTTGCCAAGATTGTTGCGGATTCCGGTATCGAGGCCTTCTCGGACGCGAACGAGCTAGAGCCCCATCTAGCCGCGGAGTCGGCTTCGTTCCCCTTGAAGATCCAGCCGGTAACCAGCAATCATCTCTACACTCCTGCAGAAGCCCCTGAAGCGTGGCGTGCGGCTATGTGGGAGCAACTTGACAAGCTGGTGACGGCCTCTGGACGCCTGCGGATTGTCGTCAGCGACAGAGTCCGAATCAGCGCGTGCCGAGCCTTGAAAAGGTTGCACAAGCGATACCGCGAAGATGAGGGCGTTATCGATGAGGTTCTGCGCTATTTTGGGCTCCAAGGCCCACATCCACCCGTCAGGTCCCTCGTGTGTTCCCGGGCGCCAGCAAACGCCGACCCGTCCGCCGAGACCGTGTTCGCGACCAACGCCTTCCCTGCCAGAGGGACGACTGCAGATGGAAGTCTGCCAGATCCCATGGCAcctttccgcctcttcgtcgaacgcgcgctggcggcgcttgACGGAGGCGCACAGCTTCCTTTCGTTATCC GCTTCCTGCTGGAAGGCGAACCACATTTGTTTCAGATGCACTCGGTGGTGGCGCGGCCGAACGTTGAGACCATGCGTGGGTACGAGGCTGAGACTATGCTCAAACTGGCGAAAGAGATGCCACACGGGAGCTTCGAGGCGGTCCTTGAGCGCATGAAAGGCGTCTTCATGAAGATGTTCGACATCGAAGTCGTCG GGCTTAGACATAAAACCGGAGCTGACTGTTTTTTCCTGGGGGCGCCCTGGGCGCACACCGGACTTTGGGGGAGCAGCAACTCTCTGTTCGAAGTGCCGGAGGAGAGCGTTTTTGCACCAAAGTCTTCACTCAGCCCCGAGGACTGCATCAGCGGGGGTCGCGATGGCGAGACGTTCGTTGATGCGGTCAACTCAGCTGTGCAGCAGTGGATATCCCAAGGGTTTTCGCACATCTTGTTCAACGAAAACTTAGATGACCAAGCGTTGCAGACTGTGGACTACGATGAGATGCTTAGTGACAAGATGGGTGATTTTCAAGCCTTGGGCGACCAGACCCGTACTGTTTTTCGAGATATGGTTCGCATTCAGCAGAACCCAGCGCTCCTCAAGAGGGCTCACGATTTCTTGCAAAAATATTTCGGTGACCCAAACACACCGCCTCCCCCCAATATCACAAGGTTTGTCATGCTCAAGGCCCTTGCTACTGAAGGAAAGGACGGCTTTTTCGATGGGTTCCAGTCTAACGCACTCATCTACCTTATTTGGAAACACAAAG ACCTGACGCTGGCAGGAGTCCCTGAGGGTGAAGATCCGATGGCAATTGCCTCCAAACTGTCGCAATTTGAGAAGAGCATGATCTCGCCGGACTCCTTGTCATTGCCGTTGCGGTACACGGTCCCCTTCCCGCTAATGGCAGAACAGCAAATCAAGCGTCAAGGATTTCTTCATCGCTTCATGTATCGCCGGTTTTACGAAATCCCGAACAACGTCATTTTCTTTTCGACAATTGGCGCGACGGCGTGCCTTGCTGGAGGTCCGGCCGCTCCACTCTGTGCCTCCATATTCTTCAAATTTTCACCGTTGTACGGTTCCCAAATCGTCGGTGCCGTCGGTCTCTTGATTGGAGCCACCATATCACTCGTGAAAGTGTTCAAATGGTATATATATTCAAGTGCTCAGCTCGCAGTTCAGCACATCCTCTGGGGCTCGCTTCAGGTGGCTGTCGGGTCTGCCACAGCGAAGCTTCTGGACAGTTTGCCTGCTGACTCGAAGCTGGCCTctgaagaagcagaaaaactGGCTCTCATAGATGAGAGCGGCTTGCCTTTTCTACGAGCCCCCTCTACCCCGACTGTCGTATCCGAGGCCTCAACAACAGTCGCCCCGTCGGAATCACAGGAGACTGATATTTCTGATCTACAACTAGAGAATACGAACTGA
- a CDS encoding hypothetical protein (encoded by transcript BESB_018480), which yields MRALGLLSAAGRGLTIATACGLLWSQLPGTVDTLFDLTLPHLNKTVVEAEGSSFLSQDDKGMSSGPHDSALRGNGVLFTDAAVHHHLRQDFSDGISQNGIAPDIAAPLEGLASPGEETGMSGGSKSVEVAPHADRELPLDEASSERRASALSPHEASRESGKQAEGRSDTLPSTESILLQTEGLPFLLSATMRGERQTPALAAFRLSQEAERWARLSAEAQTFIKKRFLTLPIRGISTFIGLGGYFGFAGLVTVAAFPFRALHYIFESAFKAFMRNRKGREMAQRTVRAAERSEAQEFFSREVQNGVEVDLKMKLLHRLTREIRLRSNEDFSVPWKNVPEAALIQRLRQLNTFYQEKIKGSKEFSDMFPPPSRWRTKLFRFVFRRRTHKKNEDILFLAFVNAVKDSTFKTSTNQLQEPDADAASSIIHLLLQSMDLVAKGVFSDAEAFLSANPEYVGEDAVAASATHIANHVIGMRYELVALMQQLVKSSQEIEDYVQDTQRRASDAFALATDAKSAYPTLWAFASQVLAASMNNLFQHPVKGVLLTPIEILQACRGVEQLDAAELHRGRRVPLDTNRGYWVYVYRQPNDDSAGLKHRCVNSPLTLVGEPNFFVRPQKTGEQQATIPTVFAMSDFRRVAGNFIVESILEPRVVVNRLIQVTPAHVFNAMASTAINRHTREMAMRMGYAVIGPLPLGWGTYSSWRKWIKEHLTIVPLCVATQLNIEETPADIATLRDLSMRDAQHVFERCGFTVPKPKLSDTLFGSSTVSFLTGLRRIKISRGPRAATKQIREFIWKQLALYLIADTTPEPKRSQYVSDATEFFVSDPMARYLNRSFAEAINELAIKAYVLPQARQRNEVLYRNLNAASKRAAKPLPVPAVGDLPLRTIAGGISAWKAEMEQAIKKTVDPVADRVVFDVPAENYIQACNALKNLSSTKQEDPVVVASTLRLFGFEGRPIAGDLECAAPERSDSGTGNRRYPAEDFTVIGMNSTSEPTKLDPSLLFYVAMDRALLKLDKAEYLPFLLGELASSRPTLFQAGSLLLRIDQNTIVSSVAEDIRAAARGYRPHAATKTYDRMKRLFMTYFDFRIEGFRHKNGRDCFRGRKEPFAETGTWTGDYSLHEVSRSSDGGVAPRSSLQLATDCDFLASMNIEHVARKSLTELATTGTSTVLFNDTLTDTELMELSKTDARFAATPLLESHGDDPVGLFRDMRLLQHYPKILSQARSFLERYNREEPAALEGLRQYLTRFLRTDSQENFFKGFETVSILQLLWDLNGVTPDDKGPPNTIRRRLPLTLLQGSLGRSQTFPFADWLSFPVAEEQPLPDGSVAHMALEEYYRERTADRTLTGTVSLATCFSRGSQAPIKCATLFCAAEPLYDAPVTGTMALLAGGGTPIVKLLKWFQYVYAHAAVQGAVSSAAEKEIEPPWDAPKQPADSDMLLAPADARTG from the exons ATGAGAGCTCTTGggcttctctccgcggccggcCGTGGGCTGACCATAGCCACGGCTTGCGGGCTCCTGTGGTCGCAGCTCCCAGGCACTGTAGATACTCTTTTCGATCTCACTTTGCCTCATCTGAACAAGACTGTAGTGGAAGCGGAGGGTTCTTCGTTTCTGTCTCAGGATGACAAAGGGATGTCCAGCGGTCCGCATGACAGTGCCCTGCGAGGTAACGGAGTCCTCTTTACCGATGCTGCCGTCCACCACCACCTCCGCCAGGATTTCTCAGACGGTATCAGTCAAAACGGGATAGCCCCGGACATCGCTGCGCCGCTAGAAGGTCTAGCGTCTCccggagaggagacggggATGTCAGGTGGATCCAAATCGGTTGAAGTTGCACCGCATGCAGACCGGGAACTACCACTGGACGAGGCGTCATCTGAGAGACGAGCGTCAGCGCTGAGCCCACATGAGGCCAGCCGTGAAAGCGGCAAGCAGGCAGAGGGGCGCTCTGACACCCTCCCTTCCACCGAGTCCATCCTTTTGCAGACTGAAGGGCTTCCGTTCCTTCTCAGCGCGACTatgcgcggcgagcggcagacACCCGCACTGGCAGCTTTTAGGCTATCGCAAGAGGCAGAACGTTGGGCACGACTATCAGCCGAAGCACAGACGTTCATAAAAAAGCGCTTTCTAACGCTGCCAATCCGTGGAATATCG ACCTTCATAGGGCTCGGCGGCTACTTCGGCTTTGCTGGCCTTGTGACCGTTGCCGCTTTCCCATTTAGGGCTCTTCACTACATTTTTGAGAGCGCCTTCAAGGCTTTCATGCGCAACAGAAAGGGACGAGAGATGGCGCAGCGCACCGTTCGTGCAGCGGAGAGAAGTGAAGCTCAGGAATTTTTCTCGAGGGAGGTTCAGAACGGAGTGGAGGTAGACTTGAAAATGAAGCTTCTGCATCGCCTAACTCGAG AGATACGGTTGAGATCTAATGAAGACTTCAGTGTACCGTGGAAAAACGTGCCCGAAGCAGCCCTAATCCAACGTCTGCGGCAATTGAACACTTTCTATCAAGAAAAAATCAAAGGGAGCAAAGAGTTCTCCGACATGTTTCCTCCCCCGAGCCGGTGGCGAACGAAGCTCTTCAGATTTGTGTTCCGCCGGCGAACTCACAAAAAGAATGAAGATATCTTGTTTTTAGCCTTCGTCAACGCGGTGAAAGACAGCACGTTCAAGACCTCTACTAACCAGCTTCAGGAACCGGATGCCGACGCGGCATCTTCAATTATTCATTTACTTCTTCAGAGCA TGGACCTGGTTGCCAAAGGAGTTTTCTCAGATGCAGAGGCGTTTCTATCGGCAAACCCAGAATATGTTGGCGAGGACGCCGTAGCGGCGAGTGCGACACACATTGCTAACCACGTGATCGGCATGCGCTACGAACTAGTTGCACTCATGCAGCAGCTGGTTAAGTCTTCTCAAGAGATCGAAGACTACGTTCAGGATACGCAGCGACGAGCTTCCGACGCCTTTGCTCTCGCCACGGATGCAAAGTCAGCGTATCCCACTCTCTGGGCCTTTGCCTCTCAAGTCCTCGCGGCCTCTATGAACAACCTCTTCCAGCATCCTGTCAAAG GCGTATTACTGACTCCAATTGAAATTTTGCAAGCGTGCCGCGGTGTGGAACAActcgacgcagcagagctcCATAGAGGGAGACGAGTTCCACTGGACACTAACCGTGGCTACTGGGTCTACGTATACCGTCAGCCCAATGATGACAGCGCCGGTCTCAAGCACCGATGCGTAAATTCGCCTCTCACTCTGGTGGGCGAGCCGAACTTCTTCGTTCGACCGCAGAAGACAGGCGAGCAGCAAGCAACGATCCCAACAGTATTCGCGATGAGCGACTTCCGACGAGTGGCGG GAAACTTCATCGTCGAGAGCATCCTAGAGCCCCGAGTCGTCGTCAACCGGCTGATTCAAGTAACACCCGCTCATGTTTTCAATGCGATGGCCTCCACCGCCATCAACC GTCATACGCGCGAGATGGCCATGCGGATGGGCTACGCAGTCATCGGTCCGCTGCCACTAGGCTGGGGAACCTACTCCAGCTGGCGCAAATGGATAAAGGAGCATCTGACAATCGTGCCCCTCTGCGTGGCAACGCAGCTCAATATTGAAGAGACACCAGCGGATATCGCGACCCTGAGAGATTTGAGCATGCGCGATGCACAACACGTCTTCGAACGCTGCGGCTTTACCGTTCCCAAGCCGAAGCTATCCGATACTCTTTTCGGCTCGTCTACCGTATCCTTCCTAACTGGCCTCCGGAGAATAAAAATCAGTCGCGGGCCGCGTGCAGCAACAAAACAGATTCGCGAGTTTATTTGGAAGCAGTTGGCGCTATATTTGATTGCTGATACGACGCCAGAGCCCAAACGAAGCCAATATGTATCAGACGCCACCGAATTTTTCGTCTCGGATCCGATGGCGAGGTACCTTAACCGGAGCTTCGCAGAGGCAATCAACGAACTCGCGATCAAAGCTTATGTCCTTCCTCAGGCTAGACAGAGAAACGAGGTGCTGTACAGGAACCTAAATGCGGCTTCGAAGAGGGCAGCAAAGCCACTTCCAGTGCCTGCGGTTGGCGATTTGCCACTGCGCACCATTGCTGGCGGAATCTCAGCGTGGAAGGCAGAGATGGAACAAGCAATCAAGAAGACTGTGGACCCCGTGGCGGATAGAGTGGTTTTCGACGTTCCCGCTGAGAACTATATTCAAGCCTGCAACGCACTGAAGAATTTAAGCTCCACCAAGCAAGAAGATCCAGTCGTCGTTGCAAGCACCCTCCGTCTGTTTGGATTTGAAGGGCGACCAATCGCCGGCGATCTCGAATGTGCCGCTCCTGAGCGGAGTGACTCCGGCACTGGGAACCGGCGTTACCCGGCGGAGGATTTCACCGTGATTGGCATGAACAGCACCTCTGAACCCACGAAACTCGACCCGTCCCTTCTTTTTTACGTAGCTATGGACCGTGCCCTTCTCAAACTAGACAAGGCTGAATACCTGCCCTTCCTCCTTG GCGAGCTCGCTTCTTCGAGGCCCACTCTTTTCCAGGCGGGTAGTTTGCTTCTGCGTATTGACCAGAACACGATAGTCTCCAGCGTCGCAGAGGATATACGAGCGGCTGCAAGGGGATATAGGCCGCATGCAGCTACGAAAACGTACGACCGAATGAAACGCCTCTTCATGACGTACTTTGACTTCAGAATTGAAG GTTTTCGACACAAAAATGGCCGCGACTGCTTCCGAGGTCGAAAAGAACCATTCGCAGAAACTGGAACATGGACGGGAGACTATAGCCTTCACGAAGTGAGCCGATCCTCTGATGGAGGTGTTGCTCCGCGTTCAAGTCTTCAGCTGGCAACAGACTGCGACTTTTTGGCGAGCATGAACATTGAACATGTCGCAAGAAAGAGTCTGACAGAGCTGGCGACCACCGGCACCAGCACTGTTCTTTTTAATGACACCCTTACTGACACGGAGCTCATGGAACTGTCAAAGACCGATGCCAGATTtgctgcgacgccgctgctggaATCCCATGGCGACGATCCAGTGGGCCTGTTCCGGGATATGAGGCTTCTCCAGCACTATCCAAAAATACTTTCTCAGGCGCGGAGCTTTCTCGAGCGCTACAACCGCGAAGAACCAGCCGCGCTCGAGGGACTACGGCAGTATCTAACGCGGTTTCTACGTACAGACAGCCAGGAGAACTTTTTCAAAGGATTTGAAACAGTGTCcatcctgcagctgctctgGGACCTCAATG GCGTCACGCCGGACGACAAAGGTCCTCCCAACACCatccggcggaggctgccttTGACGTTGTTGCAAGGCAGTCTCGGAAGGTCCCAAACGTTCCCTTTCGCGGACTGGCTTTCGTTTCCCGTCGCAGAAGAGCAGCCGCTTCCTGATGGAAGTGTGGCGCACATGGCGCTCGAGGAGTATTACCGGGAAAGGACTGCAGATCGCACCCTGACTGGGACGGTCAGTCTCGCTACTTGTTTCTCCAGAGGCAGCCAAGCTCCAATAAAGTGCGCTACTCTTTTTTGTGCAGCTGAGCCGCTCTACGACGCACCGGTCACTGGCACAATGGCTCTACTGGCAGGGGGCGGGACGCCCATCGTCAAGCTTCTCAAGTGGTTCCAGTATGTCTACGCACATGCCGCAGTACAGGGCGCGgtttcctccgccgcagagaaggagatAGAGCCCCCTTGGGACGCGCCGAAACAACCTGCAGATTCCGACATGCTCCTAGCTCCTGCAGACGCACGGACTGGCTGA
- a CDS encoding hypothetical protein (encoded by transcript BESB_018490), giving the protein MHPLALKQYRDLRASVLAAALKRDDPLRRCLLSGAGGQFKDNFKQSGQSTLVILWA; this is encoded by the coding sequence ATGCATCCGCTCGCTTTGAAGCAGTATCGAGATCTGCGAGCCTCTGTCCTTGCAGCTGCACTCAAGCGTGATGACCCTCTACGACGTTGCTTGCTCTCAGGGGCAGGTGGACAATTCAAGGACAACTTCAAGCAGAGCGGGCAGTCGACGCTCGTGATTTTGTGGGCTTAG